In Camelus bactrianus isolate YW-2024 breed Bactrian camel chromosome 18, ASM4877302v1, whole genome shotgun sequence, one DNA window encodes the following:
- the RASA4B gene encoding ras GTPase-activating protein 4B isoform X2, which produces MKWKRFLRPHAYLPSPALRVPRGAQSSAGPSTSRCTEPWCPAPPGQDPASRTRDGQAQLAVHPHRGREEPASQGHHRQQRPLLHREGGQRAHHQMETGLIDAACAPPGAERTVRRNDWWWTVVSGARRIITEQSSCSREWRGRTATVWKTLCPFWGEEYQVHLPPTFHSVAFYVMDEDALSRDDVIGKVCLTRDTLATHPKGFSGWARLMEVDPDEEVQGEIHLRLEVVPGTRACRLRCSVLEARDLAPKDRNGASDPFVRVRYNGRMQETSIVKKSCYPRWNETFEFELEEGAAEALCVEAWDWDLVSRNDFLGKVVFNVQRLWAAQQEEGWFRLQPDQSKRRREEGNLGSLQLEVRLRDETVLPSGCYQPLVQLLCREVKLGTQGPGQLIPLIEETTSTECRQDVATTLLKLFLGQGLAKDFLDLLFQLELGRTNEANTLFRSNSLASKSMESFLKVAGMRYLHGVLGPIIDKVFEEKKYVELDPSKVEVKDVGCSGLHRPQTEAEVLEQSAQTLRSHLGALLSALTRSVRACPAVVRATFRQLFRRVRERFPSAQDENLPFIAVTSFLCLRFISPAIMAPKLFHLRERHADARTSRTLLLLAKAVQNVGNMDTPASRAKEAWMEPLQPTVRQGVAQLKDFITKLVDIQEKEELDLQRTLSLQAPLVKEGPLFIHRIKGKGPLMSSSFKKLYFSLTTEALSFAKTPSSKKSTLIKLANIRAAEKVEEKSFSSSHVMQVIYTDDVGRPQTAYLQCKCVNELNQWLSALRKVSINNTGLLRSYHPGVFRGDKWSCCHQRDKTDLGCDKTRSRVTLQEWNDPLDHDLEAQLIYRHLLGVEATLREKHQQLRAGPKTGAVPTGPGEALGDPLAQLLQVLQDLREAHRASLAGSPRSEPSRLLELQT; this is translated from the exons caCCGGCAGCAGCGACCCCTACTGCATCGTGAAGGTGGACAACGAGCCCATCATCAG ATGGAAACTGGCCTGATTGATGCAGCCTGTGCCCCACCCGGGGCAGAGAGGACAGTCAGGAGGAATGATTGGTGGTGGACGGTGGTATCTGGGGCAAGGAGAATCATCACAGAGCAGAGCAGTTGTTCCCGGGAATGGAGGGGGAG GACAGCCACAGTGTGGAAGACCCTGTGCCCCTTCTGGGGCGAGGAGTACCAGGTGCATCTCCCGCCCACCTTCCATTCTGTGGCCTTCTACGTCATGGACGAGGATGCCCTCAG CCGGGACGACGTGATCGGGAAGGTCTGCCTCACCAGGGACACCCTGGCCACTCACCCTAAGG GTTTCAGTGGATGGGCCCGCCTGATGGAGGTCGACCCTGACGAGGAGGTGCAGGGCGAGATCCACCTGCGGCTGGAGGTGGTGCCGGGGACCCGGGCCTGCCGCCTGCGCTGCTCTGTGCTGGAGGCCAG GGACCTAGCCCCCAAGGACCGGAATGGTGCCTCTGACCCCTTTGTCCGCGTGCGCTACAATGGCCGGATGCAGGAGACCTCG ATCGTGAAAAAGTCATGCTACCCACGCTGGAACGAGACGTTTGAATTtgagctggaggagggggcagcggAGGCGCTGTGCGTGGAGGCCTGGGACTGGGATCTTGTCAGCCGCAACGACTTCCTGGGCAAA gtGGTGTTCAACGTCCAGAGACTGTGGGCGGCCCAGCAGGAGGAGGGCTGGTTCCGGTTGCAGCCCGACCAGTCCAAGAGGCGGCGGGAAGA GGGCAACCTGGGCTCCTTGCAACTGGAGGTGCGGCTGCGGGATGAGACGGTGCTGCCCTCCGGCTGCTACCAGCCCCTTGTGCAGCTACTGTGCCGAGAGGTGAAGCTGGGCACCCAG ggcccagggcagcTGATCCCACTCATCGAGGAGACCACAAGCACCGAGTGCCGCCAGGACGTGGCCACCACCCTGCTCAAGCTCTTCCTAGGGCAGGGACTGGCCAAAGACTTTCTGGACCTGCTCTTTCAGCTGGAGCTGGGTCGCACCA ATGAGGCCAACACCCTGTTCCGGAGCAATTCTCTGGCCTCCAAGTCCATGGAGTCTTTTCTGAAG GTGGCTGGGATGCGGTATCTTCATGGCGTCCTGGGCCCCATCATTGACAAGGTGTTTGAGGAGAAGAAGTACGTGGAGCTGGACCCCAGCAAAGTGGAGGTCAAGGATGTAGG GTGCTCCGGGCTGCACCGCCCTCAGACCGAGGCTGAGGTGCTGGAGCAGAGCGCACAGACGCTGCGTTCCCACCTGGGGGCGCTGCTGAGCGCGCTCACTCGGTCGGTTCGCGCATGCCCCGCCGTGGTCCGCGCCACCTTCCGCCAGCTCTTCCGGCGCGTGCGTGAGCGCTTCCCCAGCGCCCAGGACGAG AACTTGCCCTTCATCGCCGTCACCAGCTTCCTGTGCCTGCGCTTCATCTCTCCTGCCATCATGGCGCCCAAGCTCTTCCACCTACGGGAGCGGCACGCGGACGCCCGCACCAGCCGCACCCTGCTCCTGCTGGCCAAG GCGGTCCAGAACGTGGGCAACATGGACACGCCGGCTTCCAGGGCCAAGGAGGCGTGGATGGAACCACTGCAACCCACAGTGCGCCAGGGCGTGGCCCAGCTAAAGGACTTCATCACCAAACTGGTGGACATCCAGGAGAAAGAGG AGCTGGACCTGCAGCGGACCCTGAGCTTGCAGGCACCACTGGTGAAGGAGGGGCCGCTTTTCATCCACAGGATCAAGGGCAAAGGCCCCCTCATGTCCTCCTCCTTCAAGAAGCTCTACTTCTCCCTCACCACGGAGGCCCTCAGCTTTGCCAAGACACCTAGCTCCAAG AAAAGCACCCTCATCAAGCTGGCCAACATCCGGGCAGCAGAAAAGGTGGAGGAGAAGAGCTTCAGCAGCTCGCATGTCATGCAGGTCATCTACACAGACGATGTGGGCCGGCCCCAGACCGCCTACCTGCAGTGCAAG TGTGTGAACGAGCTGAACCAGTGGCTGTCTGCATTGCGGAAGGTGAGCATCAACAACACCGGCCTGCTGCGCTCCTACCACCCTGGTGTCTTCCGAGGGGACAAGTGGAGCTGCTGCCACCAGAGGGACAAGACAG aTCTGGGCTGCGACAAGACCCGGTCCCGGGTGACCCTGCAGGAGTGGAATGACCCTCTCGACCACGATCTGGAGGCCCAGCTGATCTACCGGCACCTGCTGGGCGTGGAGGCCACACTGCG GGAGAAGCACCAACAGCTGCGTGCAGGCCCAAAGACAGGCGCTGTGCCAACAGGCCCTGGAGAAG CCCTTGGGGACCCACTGGCCCAGCTGCTCCAGGTGCTGCAGGACCTCCGGGAGGCCCACAGAGCCAGCCTGGCCGGCTCCCCGCGCTCGGAGCCCAGCCGCCTCCTGGAGCTGCAGACGTGA
- the RASA4B gene encoding ras GTPase-activating protein 4B isoform X1 — translation MKWKRFLRPHAYLPSPALRVPRGAQSSAGPSTSRCTEPWCPAPPGQDPASRTRDGQAQLAVHPHRGREEPASQGHHRQQRPLLHREGGQRAHHQMETGLIDAACAPPGAERTVRRNDWWWTVVSGARRIITEQSSCSREWRGRTATVWKTLCPFWGEEYQVHLPPTFHSVAFYVMDEDALSRDDVIGKVCLTRDTLATHPKGFSGWARLMEVDPDEEVQGEIHLRLEVVPGTRACRLRCSVLEARDLAPKDRNGASDPFVRVRYNGRMQETSIVKKSCYPRWNETFEFELEEGAAEALCVEAWDWDLVSRNDFLGKVVFNVQRLWAAQQEEGWFRLQPDQSKRRREEGNLGSLQLEVRLRDETVLPSGCYQPLVQLLCREVKLGTQGPGQLIPLIEETTSTECRQDVATTLLKLFLGQGLAKDFLDLLFQLELGRTNEANTLFRSNSLASKSMESFLKVAGMRYLHGVLGPIIDKVFEEKKYVELDPSKVEVKDVGCSGLHRPQTEAEVLEQSAQTLRSHLGALLSALTRSVRACPAVVRATFRQLFRRVRERFPSAQDENLPFIAVTSFLCLRFISPAIMAPKLFHLRERHADARTSRTLLLLAKVRDCGRRREMPRWVLNKGPYLDCVVFPTGSRKASWLATGGPERGQHGHAGFQGQGGVDGTTATHSAPGRGPAKGLHHQTGGHPGERGIKGKGPLMSSSFKKLYFSLTTEALSFAKTPSSKKSTLIKLANIRAAEKVEEKSFSSSHVMQVIYTDDVGRPQTAYLQCKCVNELNQWLSALRKVSINNTGLLRSYHPGVFRGDKWSCCHQRDKTDLGCDKTRSRVTLQEWNDPLDHDLEAQLIYRHLLGVEATLREKHQQLRAGPKTGAVPTGPGEALGDPLAQLLQVLQDLREAHRASLAGSPRSEPSRLLELQT, via the exons caCCGGCAGCAGCGACCCCTACTGCATCGTGAAGGTGGACAACGAGCCCATCATCAG ATGGAAACTGGCCTGATTGATGCAGCCTGTGCCCCACCCGGGGCAGAGAGGACAGTCAGGAGGAATGATTGGTGGTGGACGGTGGTATCTGGGGCAAGGAGAATCATCACAGAGCAGAGCAGTTGTTCCCGGGAATGGAGGGGGAG GACAGCCACAGTGTGGAAGACCCTGTGCCCCTTCTGGGGCGAGGAGTACCAGGTGCATCTCCCGCCCACCTTCCATTCTGTGGCCTTCTACGTCATGGACGAGGATGCCCTCAG CCGGGACGACGTGATCGGGAAGGTCTGCCTCACCAGGGACACCCTGGCCACTCACCCTAAGG GTTTCAGTGGATGGGCCCGCCTGATGGAGGTCGACCCTGACGAGGAGGTGCAGGGCGAGATCCACCTGCGGCTGGAGGTGGTGCCGGGGACCCGGGCCTGCCGCCTGCGCTGCTCTGTGCTGGAGGCCAG GGACCTAGCCCCCAAGGACCGGAATGGTGCCTCTGACCCCTTTGTCCGCGTGCGCTACAATGGCCGGATGCAGGAGACCTCG ATCGTGAAAAAGTCATGCTACCCACGCTGGAACGAGACGTTTGAATTtgagctggaggagggggcagcggAGGCGCTGTGCGTGGAGGCCTGGGACTGGGATCTTGTCAGCCGCAACGACTTCCTGGGCAAA gtGGTGTTCAACGTCCAGAGACTGTGGGCGGCCCAGCAGGAGGAGGGCTGGTTCCGGTTGCAGCCCGACCAGTCCAAGAGGCGGCGGGAAGA GGGCAACCTGGGCTCCTTGCAACTGGAGGTGCGGCTGCGGGATGAGACGGTGCTGCCCTCCGGCTGCTACCAGCCCCTTGTGCAGCTACTGTGCCGAGAGGTGAAGCTGGGCACCCAG ggcccagggcagcTGATCCCACTCATCGAGGAGACCACAAGCACCGAGTGCCGCCAGGACGTGGCCACCACCCTGCTCAAGCTCTTCCTAGGGCAGGGACTGGCCAAAGACTTTCTGGACCTGCTCTTTCAGCTGGAGCTGGGTCGCACCA ATGAGGCCAACACCCTGTTCCGGAGCAATTCTCTGGCCTCCAAGTCCATGGAGTCTTTTCTGAAG GTGGCTGGGATGCGGTATCTTCATGGCGTCCTGGGCCCCATCATTGACAAGGTGTTTGAGGAGAAGAAGTACGTGGAGCTGGACCCCAGCAAAGTGGAGGTCAAGGATGTAGG GTGCTCCGGGCTGCACCGCCCTCAGACCGAGGCTGAGGTGCTGGAGCAGAGCGCACAGACGCTGCGTTCCCACCTGGGGGCGCTGCTGAGCGCGCTCACTCGGTCGGTTCGCGCATGCCCCGCCGTGGTCCGCGCCACCTTCCGCCAGCTCTTCCGGCGCGTGCGTGAGCGCTTCCCCAGCGCCCAGGACGAG AACTTGCCCTTCATCGCCGTCACCAGCTTCCTGTGCCTGCGCTTCATCTCTCCTGCCATCATGGCGCCCAAGCTCTTCCACCTACGGGAGCGGCACGCGGACGCCCGCACCAGCCGCACCCTGCTCCTGCTGGCCAAGGTCCGGGACTGTGGACGCCGGCGGGAGATGCCCCGCTGGGTGCTGAACAAGGGTCCCTACCTGGACTGCGTTGTGTTCCCCACCGGCTCCAGGAAAGCCTCGTGGCTGGCCACGG GCGGTCCAGAACGTGGGCAACATGGACACGCCGGCTTCCAGGGCCAAGGAGGCGTGGATGGAACCACTGCAACCCACAGTGCGCCAGGGCGTGGCCCAGCTAAAGGACTTCATCACCAAACTGGTGGACATCCAGGAGAAAGAGG GATCAAGGGCAAAGGCCCCCTCATGTCCTCCTCCTTCAAGAAGCTCTACTTCTCCCTCACCACGGAGGCCCTCAGCTTTGCCAAGACACCTAGCTCCAAG AAAAGCACCCTCATCAAGCTGGCCAACATCCGGGCAGCAGAAAAGGTGGAGGAGAAGAGCTTCAGCAGCTCGCATGTCATGCAGGTCATCTACACAGACGATGTGGGCCGGCCCCAGACCGCCTACCTGCAGTGCAAG TGTGTGAACGAGCTGAACCAGTGGCTGTCTGCATTGCGGAAGGTGAGCATCAACAACACCGGCCTGCTGCGCTCCTACCACCCTGGTGTCTTCCGAGGGGACAAGTGGAGCTGCTGCCACCAGAGGGACAAGACAG aTCTGGGCTGCGACAAGACCCGGTCCCGGGTGACCCTGCAGGAGTGGAATGACCCTCTCGACCACGATCTGGAGGCCCAGCTGATCTACCGGCACCTGCTGGGCGTGGAGGCCACACTGCG GGAGAAGCACCAACAGCTGCGTGCAGGCCCAAAGACAGGCGCTGTGCCAACAGGCCCTGGAGAAG CCCTTGGGGACCCACTGGCCCAGCTGCTCCAGGTGCTGCAGGACCTCCGGGAGGCCCACAGAGCCAGCCTGGCCGGCTCCCCGCGCTCGGAGCCCAGCCGCCTCCTGGAGCTGCAGACGTGA
- the RASA4B gene encoding ras GTPase-activating protein 4B isoform X8, which yields METGLIDAACAPPGAERTVRRNDWWWTVVSGARRIITEQSSCSREWRGRTATVWKTLCPFWGEEYQVHLPPTFHSVAFYVMDEDALSRDDVIGKVCLTRDTLATHPKGFSGWARLMEVDPDEEVQGEIHLRLEVVPGTRACRLRCSVLEARDLAPKDRNGASDPFVRVRYNGRMQETSIVKKSCYPRWNETFEFELEEGAAEALCVEAWDWDLVSRNDFLGKVVFNVQRLWAAQQEEGWFRLQPDQSKRRREEGNLGSLQLEVRLRDETVLPSGCYQPLVQLLCREVKLGTQGPGQLIPLIEETTSTECRQDVATTLLKLFLGQGLAKDFLDLLFQLELGRTNEANTLFRSNSLASKSMESFLKVAGMRYLHGVLGPIIDKVFEEKKYVELDPSKVEVKDVGCSGLHRPQTEAEVLEQSAQTLRSHLGALLSALTRSVRACPAVVRATFRQLFRRVRERFPSAQDENLPFIAVTSFLCLRFISPAIMAPKLFHLRERHADARTSRTLLLLAKVRDCGRRREMPRWVLNKGPYLDCVVFPTGSRKASWLATGGPERGQHGHAGFQGQGGVDGTTATHSAPGRGPAKGLHHQTGGHPGERGIKGKGPLMSSSFKKLYFSLTTEALSFAKTPSSKKSTLIKLANIRAAEKVEEKSFSSSHVMQVIYTDDVGRPQTAYLQCKCVNELNQWLSALRKVSINNTGLLRSYHPGVFRGDKWSCCHQRDKTDLGCDKTRSRVTLQEWNDPLDHDLEAQLIYRHLLGVEATLREKHQQLRAGPKTGAVPTGPGEALGDPLAQLLQVLQDLREAHRASLAGSPRSEPSRLLELQT from the exons ATGGAAACTGGCCTGATTGATGCAGCCTGTGCCCCACCCGGGGCAGAGAGGACAGTCAGGAGGAATGATTGGTGGTGGACGGTGGTATCTGGGGCAAGGAGAATCATCACAGAGCAGAGCAGTTGTTCCCGGGAATGGAGGGGGAG GACAGCCACAGTGTGGAAGACCCTGTGCCCCTTCTGGGGCGAGGAGTACCAGGTGCATCTCCCGCCCACCTTCCATTCTGTGGCCTTCTACGTCATGGACGAGGATGCCCTCAG CCGGGACGACGTGATCGGGAAGGTCTGCCTCACCAGGGACACCCTGGCCACTCACCCTAAGG GTTTCAGTGGATGGGCCCGCCTGATGGAGGTCGACCCTGACGAGGAGGTGCAGGGCGAGATCCACCTGCGGCTGGAGGTGGTGCCGGGGACCCGGGCCTGCCGCCTGCGCTGCTCTGTGCTGGAGGCCAG GGACCTAGCCCCCAAGGACCGGAATGGTGCCTCTGACCCCTTTGTCCGCGTGCGCTACAATGGCCGGATGCAGGAGACCTCG ATCGTGAAAAAGTCATGCTACCCACGCTGGAACGAGACGTTTGAATTtgagctggaggagggggcagcggAGGCGCTGTGCGTGGAGGCCTGGGACTGGGATCTTGTCAGCCGCAACGACTTCCTGGGCAAA gtGGTGTTCAACGTCCAGAGACTGTGGGCGGCCCAGCAGGAGGAGGGCTGGTTCCGGTTGCAGCCCGACCAGTCCAAGAGGCGGCGGGAAGA GGGCAACCTGGGCTCCTTGCAACTGGAGGTGCGGCTGCGGGATGAGACGGTGCTGCCCTCCGGCTGCTACCAGCCCCTTGTGCAGCTACTGTGCCGAGAGGTGAAGCTGGGCACCCAG ggcccagggcagcTGATCCCACTCATCGAGGAGACCACAAGCACCGAGTGCCGCCAGGACGTGGCCACCACCCTGCTCAAGCTCTTCCTAGGGCAGGGACTGGCCAAAGACTTTCTGGACCTGCTCTTTCAGCTGGAGCTGGGTCGCACCA ATGAGGCCAACACCCTGTTCCGGAGCAATTCTCTGGCCTCCAAGTCCATGGAGTCTTTTCTGAAG GTGGCTGGGATGCGGTATCTTCATGGCGTCCTGGGCCCCATCATTGACAAGGTGTTTGAGGAGAAGAAGTACGTGGAGCTGGACCCCAGCAAAGTGGAGGTCAAGGATGTAGG GTGCTCCGGGCTGCACCGCCCTCAGACCGAGGCTGAGGTGCTGGAGCAGAGCGCACAGACGCTGCGTTCCCACCTGGGGGCGCTGCTGAGCGCGCTCACTCGGTCGGTTCGCGCATGCCCCGCCGTGGTCCGCGCCACCTTCCGCCAGCTCTTCCGGCGCGTGCGTGAGCGCTTCCCCAGCGCCCAGGACGAG AACTTGCCCTTCATCGCCGTCACCAGCTTCCTGTGCCTGCGCTTCATCTCTCCTGCCATCATGGCGCCCAAGCTCTTCCACCTACGGGAGCGGCACGCGGACGCCCGCACCAGCCGCACCCTGCTCCTGCTGGCCAAGGTCCGGGACTGTGGACGCCGGCGGGAGATGCCCCGCTGGGTGCTGAACAAGGGTCCCTACCTGGACTGCGTTGTGTTCCCCACCGGCTCCAGGAAAGCCTCGTGGCTGGCCACGG GCGGTCCAGAACGTGGGCAACATGGACACGCCGGCTTCCAGGGCCAAGGAGGCGTGGATGGAACCACTGCAACCCACAGTGCGCCAGGGCGTGGCCCAGCTAAAGGACTTCATCACCAAACTGGTGGACATCCAGGAGAAAGAGG GATCAAGGGCAAAGGCCCCCTCATGTCCTCCTCCTTCAAGAAGCTCTACTTCTCCCTCACCACGGAGGCCCTCAGCTTTGCCAAGACACCTAGCTCCAAG AAAAGCACCCTCATCAAGCTGGCCAACATCCGGGCAGCAGAAAAGGTGGAGGAGAAGAGCTTCAGCAGCTCGCATGTCATGCAGGTCATCTACACAGACGATGTGGGCCGGCCCCAGACCGCCTACCTGCAGTGCAAG TGTGTGAACGAGCTGAACCAGTGGCTGTCTGCATTGCGGAAGGTGAGCATCAACAACACCGGCCTGCTGCGCTCCTACCACCCTGGTGTCTTCCGAGGGGACAAGTGGAGCTGCTGCCACCAGAGGGACAAGACAG aTCTGGGCTGCGACAAGACCCGGTCCCGGGTGACCCTGCAGGAGTGGAATGACCCTCTCGACCACGATCTGGAGGCCCAGCTGATCTACCGGCACCTGCTGGGCGTGGAGGCCACACTGCG GGAGAAGCACCAACAGCTGCGTGCAGGCCCAAAGACAGGCGCTGTGCCAACAGGCCCTGGAGAAG CCCTTGGGGACCCACTGGCCCAGCTGCTCCAGGTGCTGCAGGACCTCCGGGAGGCCCACAGAGCCAGCCTGGCCGGCTCCCCGCGCTCGGAGCCCAGCCGCCTCCTGGAGCTGCAGACGTGA
- the RASA4B gene encoding ras GTPase-activating protein 4B isoform X9 translates to MDEDALSRDDVIGKVCLTRDTLATHPKGFSGWARLMEVDPDEEVQGEIHLRLEVVPGTRACRLRCSVLEARDLAPKDRNGASDPFVRVRYNGRMQETSIVKKSCYPRWNETFEFELEEGAAEALCVEAWDWDLVSRNDFLGKVVFNVQRLWAAQQEEGWFRLQPDQSKRRREEGNLGSLQLEVRLRDETVLPSGCYQPLVQLLCREVKLGTQGPGQLIPLIEETTSTECRQDVATTLLKLFLGQGLAKDFLDLLFQLELGRTNEANTLFRSNSLASKSMESFLKVAGMRYLHGVLGPIIDKVFEEKKYVELDPSKVEVKDVGCSGLHRPQTEAEVLEQSAQTLRSHLGALLSALTRSVRACPAVVRATFRQLFRRVRERFPSAQDENLPFIAVTSFLCLRFISPAIMAPKLFHLRERHADARTSRTLLLLAKVRDCGRRREMPRWVLNKGPYLDCVVFPTGSRKASWLATGGPERGQHGHAGFQGQGGVDGTTATHSAPGRGPAKGLHHQTGGHPGERGIKGKGPLMSSSFKKLYFSLTTEALSFAKTPSSKKSTLIKLANIRAAEKVEEKSFSSSHVMQVIYTDDVGRPQTAYLQCKCVNELNQWLSALRKVSINNTGLLRSYHPGVFRGDKWSCCHQRDKTDLGCDKTRSRVTLQEWNDPLDHDLEAQLIYRHLLGVEATLREKHQQLRAGPKTGAVPTGPGEALGDPLAQLLQVLQDLREAHRASLAGSPRSEPSRLLELQT, encoded by the exons ATGGACGAGGATGCCCTCAG CCGGGACGACGTGATCGGGAAGGTCTGCCTCACCAGGGACACCCTGGCCACTCACCCTAAGG GTTTCAGTGGATGGGCCCGCCTGATGGAGGTCGACCCTGACGAGGAGGTGCAGGGCGAGATCCACCTGCGGCTGGAGGTGGTGCCGGGGACCCGGGCCTGCCGCCTGCGCTGCTCTGTGCTGGAGGCCAG GGACCTAGCCCCCAAGGACCGGAATGGTGCCTCTGACCCCTTTGTCCGCGTGCGCTACAATGGCCGGATGCAGGAGACCTCG ATCGTGAAAAAGTCATGCTACCCACGCTGGAACGAGACGTTTGAATTtgagctggaggagggggcagcggAGGCGCTGTGCGTGGAGGCCTGGGACTGGGATCTTGTCAGCCGCAACGACTTCCTGGGCAAA gtGGTGTTCAACGTCCAGAGACTGTGGGCGGCCCAGCAGGAGGAGGGCTGGTTCCGGTTGCAGCCCGACCAGTCCAAGAGGCGGCGGGAAGA GGGCAACCTGGGCTCCTTGCAACTGGAGGTGCGGCTGCGGGATGAGACGGTGCTGCCCTCCGGCTGCTACCAGCCCCTTGTGCAGCTACTGTGCCGAGAGGTGAAGCTGGGCACCCAG ggcccagggcagcTGATCCCACTCATCGAGGAGACCACAAGCACCGAGTGCCGCCAGGACGTGGCCACCACCCTGCTCAAGCTCTTCCTAGGGCAGGGACTGGCCAAAGACTTTCTGGACCTGCTCTTTCAGCTGGAGCTGGGTCGCACCA ATGAGGCCAACACCCTGTTCCGGAGCAATTCTCTGGCCTCCAAGTCCATGGAGTCTTTTCTGAAG GTGGCTGGGATGCGGTATCTTCATGGCGTCCTGGGCCCCATCATTGACAAGGTGTTTGAGGAGAAGAAGTACGTGGAGCTGGACCCCAGCAAAGTGGAGGTCAAGGATGTAGG GTGCTCCGGGCTGCACCGCCCTCAGACCGAGGCTGAGGTGCTGGAGCAGAGCGCACAGACGCTGCGTTCCCACCTGGGGGCGCTGCTGAGCGCGCTCACTCGGTCGGTTCGCGCATGCCCCGCCGTGGTCCGCGCCACCTTCCGCCAGCTCTTCCGGCGCGTGCGTGAGCGCTTCCCCAGCGCCCAGGACGAG AACTTGCCCTTCATCGCCGTCACCAGCTTCCTGTGCCTGCGCTTCATCTCTCCTGCCATCATGGCGCCCAAGCTCTTCCACCTACGGGAGCGGCACGCGGACGCCCGCACCAGCCGCACCCTGCTCCTGCTGGCCAAGGTCCGGGACTGTGGACGCCGGCGGGAGATGCCCCGCTGGGTGCTGAACAAGGGTCCCTACCTGGACTGCGTTGTGTTCCCCACCGGCTCCAGGAAAGCCTCGTGGCTGGCCACGG GCGGTCCAGAACGTGGGCAACATGGACACGCCGGCTTCCAGGGCCAAGGAGGCGTGGATGGAACCACTGCAACCCACAGTGCGCCAGGGCGTGGCCCAGCTAAAGGACTTCATCACCAAACTGGTGGACATCCAGGAGAAAGAGG GATCAAGGGCAAAGGCCCCCTCATGTCCTCCTCCTTCAAGAAGCTCTACTTCTCCCTCACCACGGAGGCCCTCAGCTTTGCCAAGACACCTAGCTCCAAG AAAAGCACCCTCATCAAGCTGGCCAACATCCGGGCAGCAGAAAAGGTGGAGGAGAAGAGCTTCAGCAGCTCGCATGTCATGCAGGTCATCTACACAGACGATGTGGGCCGGCCCCAGACCGCCTACCTGCAGTGCAAG TGTGTGAACGAGCTGAACCAGTGGCTGTCTGCATTGCGGAAGGTGAGCATCAACAACACCGGCCTGCTGCGCTCCTACCACCCTGGTGTCTTCCGAGGGGACAAGTGGAGCTGCTGCCACCAGAGGGACAAGACAG aTCTGGGCTGCGACAAGACCCGGTCCCGGGTGACCCTGCAGGAGTGGAATGACCCTCTCGACCACGATCTGGAGGCCCAGCTGATCTACCGGCACCTGCTGGGCGTGGAGGCCACACTGCG GGAGAAGCACCAACAGCTGCGTGCAGGCCCAAAGACAGGCGCTGTGCCAACAGGCCCTGGAGAAG CCCTTGGGGACCCACTGGCCCAGCTGCTCCAGGTGCTGCAGGACCTCCGGGAGGCCCACAGAGCCAGCCTGGCCGGCTCCCCGCGCTCGGAGCCCAGCCGCCTCCTGGAGCTGCAGACGTGA